The Antennarius striatus isolate MH-2024 chromosome 11, ASM4005453v1, whole genome shotgun sequence genome window below encodes:
- the LOC137604227 gene encoding monocarboxylate transporter 9-like, whose protein sequence is MAASTEVMDGGWGWMIVVASFMAQLLAYGSPQSVGVLYPEWLHAFQEGKGVTAWVGSIVAGVGLVASPVCSICVDNFGARPVTIFSGVMVAGGLMLSAFAPNVQFLIFSYGIVVGLGCGLVYAATLTITCQYFDKRRGLALGIVTTGTSVGTFIYATAQNELIVLYGLDGCLLIIGAVALNIMACAGFMRPLNMPRYYLKQKAALERSTEEQLFEKPPFQEDLKIKTGSNSASPEKTLMVKELLITIDASDLATETEKKKSSFLSGLAIMKVIQKKQQSYSKYIQSMYEILQDQAMVAYCIAVFLFSLGAYPPVLFIEDVAQSQGLIEEVSFIPLVSIGAIATCVGKLVLGVLVDIRWINSLYLYAFTMFAGGMSLLLIPITKSYFGLQILSVILGFFSGNWSLTSYITTKIVGLERLSQAYGILMFFGGIGIMLGPPVVGWFFDWTQSYDYAFYFSGGCVVMGSFIFFLLTLPCWNRKDDNNRRDVLYTTSCDKVASVA, encoded by the exons ATGGCTGCGTCTACTGAAGTCATGGACGGAGGATGGGGATGGATGATTGTTGTAGCCTCCTTCATGGCTCAGCTCCTGGCGTATGGATCGCCCCAGTCGGTGGGCGTCCTGTACCCTGAGTGGTTACATGCCTTCCAGGAGGGAAAGGGTGTGACAGCCTGGGTGGGCTCCATTGTAGCTGGAGTTGGACTTGTAGCGA GTCCTGTCTGCAGCATCTGCGTAGACAACTTTGGGGCTCGTCCCGTGACCATCTTCAGTGGCGTAATGGTGGCAGGTGGCCTGATGCTCAGTGCCTTTGCTCCTAATGTCCAGTTCCTCATCTTCTCCTATGGGATTGTGGTCG GCTTGGGTTGTGGTCTGGTCTATGCAGCCACACTGACAATCACCTGTCAATATTTTGACAAGAGACGTGGCCTCGCCCTCGGCATCGTCACCACAG GTACAAGTGTTGGCACCTTCATCTATGCCACTGCTCAGAATGAGCTGATTGTCTTGTATGGCCTGGATGGCTGCCTACTGATCATCGGAGCTGTAGCACTAAACATCATGGCCTGTGCCGGCTTCATGAGACCCCTGAACATGCCAAGATACTACCTCAAACAGAAGGCCGCTCTGGAACGGAGCACAGAGGAGCAGCTTTTCGAGAAGCCTCCGTTTCAGGAAGACCTGAAGATCAAAACAGGTTCCAACTCAGCCAGTCCAGAGAAAACTCTGATGGTAAAGGAGTTGCTCATCACAATCGATGCCAGTGACTTGGCTACtgagacagagaagaagaaaagcagctTTCTGTCTGGGTTGGCCATCATGAAAGTTATACAGAAGAAGCAACAGTCCTACTCAAAGTACATACAGTCTATGTACGAGATCTTGCAAGATCAAGCCATGGTGGCATACTGTATTGCTGTCTTCCTCTTTAGCCTGGGGGCATACCCTCCAGTGCTCTTTATAGAGGATGTAGCACAGAGTCAGGGACTTATTGAAGAAGTTAGTTTCATACCTCTGGTGTCAATAGGAGCCATTGCCACTTGTGTGGGTAAACTGGTACTGGGTGTCCTTGTGGACATCAGGTGGATCAACAGCCTCTACCTGTACGCCTTCACCATGTTTGCAGGAGGCATGTCATTGCTTCTCATTCCCATCACTAAGAGTTATTTTGGACTGCAAATCCTGTCTGTCATATTGGGTTTCTTCTCTGGAAACTGGTCTCTGACCTCTTACATCACCACAAAGATTGTTGGACTGGAAAGACTGTCACAAGCCTATGGTATCCTCATGTTCTTTGGAGGCATTGGGATCATGCTTGGACCCCCTGTTGTAG GTTGGTTCTTTGACTGGACTCAGTCATATGACTATGCGTTCTACTTCAGTGGGGGTTGCGTTGTCATGggatcattcattttctttctactCACCCTTCCCTGCTGGAACAGGAAAGACGACAACAACAGACGGGACGTCCTTTACACCACCAGCTGTGACAAAGTTGCCTCTGTAGCCTGA